Below is a genomic region from Terriglobales bacterium.
GTAGAGACATTGCCCGCAATGTCTCCGGGAGACGCGGCCAGCCGCATCTCTACAGAAGTGTAACAGCCCGAGCCCGGAACCGGTTCCCATGCCCAAGTCCCACGAGCGTCGAGCAGGCCGAAGCCGAGTGTTGGCCGCCGACGCCCCAACCGCCCGCGTCAGCGGACGTTAAGGAGAAAACATGGCGACGCCCAAAGAAGTCCTGGAATTTGCCAAGCAGAACGGGGCCAAGCTGCTGGACCTGCGATTTACCGACATCCCCGGCCTGTGGCACCACGTTTCCTTTCCCATCGACCAGTTGACGGAGTCCTCGTTCGAAGAGGGGTTCGGCATGGACGGCTCCAGCATCCGCGGCTGGGCGGCCATTCATGAAAGTGACATGCTGCTCATTCCCGATCCCGCCTGGTTCATGATGGATCCCTTCACCGACGTGCCCACCCTGGTGATGGTGTGCGACGTCATCGACCCGGTGACCAAGCAGCGCTACGACCGCGATCCGCGCTACATCGCCAAGAAGGCGGAACTGTACCTCAGCTCCACCGGCCTGGCCGACACGGCTTACTTCGGCGCGGAAGCCGAGTTCTTCATCTTCGACAACGTGCGCTTCGACCAGCGTGAACAGCACGGCTTCTACTTCATCGACGCCGAGGAAGGGCGCTGGAACTCCGGCCGCGAGGCCAACAACCTGGGCTACCGGCCGCGTTTCAAGGAAGGCTACTTCCCAGTGCCGCCCACCGACCACTATCAGGACCTGCGTAGCGAGATGGCGCTCACCATGCAGAAGTGCGGGCTGGAAGTGGAGTGCCACCACCATGAGGTGGCAACCGGGGGACAGACCGAGATCGACCTGAAGTTCAACTCGCTGGTGCGCTCGGCCGACAACATGATGGTCTACAAGTACGTGGTCAAGAACGTCGCCAACCAGTACGGCAAGACGGTCACCTTCATGCCCAAGCCGCTGTTCAACGACAACGGCAGCGGCATGCACACCCACCAGTCGCTGTGGAAGGGCGGGAAGCCGCTGTTCGCCGGTGACGGCTATGCCGGGCTTTCGCAGACGGCGCTGTGGTACATCGGCGGGCTGATCAAGCACGGCCCGGCGCTGGCGGCCATCATCGCTCCCACCACCAACAGCTACAAACGCCTGGTGCCG
It encodes:
- the glnA gene encoding type I glutamate--ammonia ligase, giving the protein MATPKEVLEFAKQNGAKLLDLRFTDIPGLWHHVSFPIDQLTESSFEEGFGMDGSSIRGWAAIHESDMLLIPDPAWFMMDPFTDVPTLVMVCDVIDPVTKQRYDRDPRYIAKKAELYLSSTGLADTAYFGAEAEFFIFDNVRFDQREQHGFYFIDAEEGRWNSGREANNLGYRPRFKEGYFPVPPTDHYQDLRSEMALTMQKCGLEVECHHHEVATGGQTEIDLKFNSLVRSADNMMVYKYVVKNVANQYGKTVTFMPKPLFNDNGSGMHTHQSLWKGGKPLFAGDGYAGLSQTALWYIGGLIKHGPALAAIIAPTTNSYKRLVPGFEAPVNLAYSRRNRSAACRIPMYSASPKAKRVEFRPPDPSCNPYMAFAAMMMAGLDGVENKIDPGQPLDKDIYDLGPEELAKVPSMPGSLDGALEALEKDHQFLLKGDVFTEELIQTYVEYKRAKEVDAIRLRPHPYEFALYYDI